The Chloroflexota bacterium genome has a window encoding:
- a CDS encoding tetratricopeptide repeat protein — protein MYLGPRRRRRSSPARITIYLILIAFFSYLIVKRPELPMLPQPGPTPTPQKPAAEWLAEADEHYQNGELTAAIAAYTQAAQADPGNPEPLIRAARLLMMRHKLGQALQMAQQATALAPDSPLALATLARVYDWMGRYDQALEAALKAARLGPNTPETHAYLAEVYADKGFWRQAEDEANQALDLSDANVDAWRNYGYVLEAQGDYRGALESYKRAIELHPRLSYLYLDAARNLRALGDYDGAIAYLEKAVALDPDNAEAYDQIGWTYFYLQDYDRAIPEFMSAIQADPEFGSAHAHLGITYYVLRNYEGAIENLQKAVELGWQTEEVLYEIGLSYAYLDQCDQARPWLQKALEINPSSQPALEGLRMCPEK, from the coding sequence ATGTATCTAGGCCCTCGGCGAAGGCGGCGCTCTTCTCCGGCGCGCATCACAATCTATCTCATCCTCATCGCGTTTTTCTCGTACCTCATCGTCAAGCGCCCCGAGTTGCCCATGCTGCCCCAGCCGGGCCCGACGCCCACGCCGCAGAAGCCGGCAGCCGAGTGGCTTGCCGAGGCGGACGAGCACTACCAGAACGGCGAACTGACCGCAGCCATCGCGGCGTACACCCAGGCGGCCCAGGCTGACCCCGGCAACCCGGAGCCGCTGATCCGGGCGGCGCGCCTGCTCATGATGCGCCACAAACTCGGCCAGGCCCTGCAAATGGCCCAGCAGGCGACGGCCCTCGCGCCCGATAGCCCGCTGGCCCTCGCTACGCTGGCGCGCGTGTACGACTGGATGGGCCGCTACGACCAGGCGCTGGAGGCGGCGCTCAAGGCAGCCCGACTCGGCCCTAACACCCCCGAAACCCATGCCTACCTGGCCGAAGTGTACGCCGACAAGGGCTTCTGGCGGCAGGCCGAGGACGAGGCCAACCAGGCCCTGGACTTGAGCGACGCCAATGTGGACGCTTGGCGGAACTACGGGTACGTCCTGGAGGCGCAGGGCGACTACCGCGGCGCGTTGGAGAGTTACAAGCGAGCGATTGAGTTGCACCCGCGGCTGAGTTACCTGTACCTGGACGCGGCCCGCAACCTGCGCGCCCTGGGCGACTACGACGGGGCCATCGCCTACCTGGAGAAGGCTGTGGCGCTGGATCCCGACAACGCCGAGGCCTACGACCAGATTGGGTGGACCTACTTCTATCTTCAGGATTACGACCGCGCGATCCCCGAATTCATGTCCGCCATCCAGGCTGACCCCGAGTTCGGCAGCGCCCACGCTCACCTGGGGATCACGTACTACGTCCTGCGCAACTACGAGGGCGCGATAGAGAACCTGCAGAAAGCGGTGGAACTGGGATGGCAGACGGAAGAGGTCCTGTACGAAATCGGCCTCTCGTATGCGTACCTGGACCAGTGCGACCAGGCGCGCCCGTGGCTCCAGAAGGCGCTGGAAATCAACCCCTCATCGCAGCCGGCGCTGGAAGGTCTCCGGATGTGTCCGGAGAAGTAA